The following proteins come from a genomic window of Methanoculleus caldifontis:
- the pelF gene encoding GT4 family glycosyltransferase PelF, whose product MRAAILLQLFLPRWIGGTEVATYNLAKNLTRRGHEIHIITTHDDGLPYFSEEDGLYVHRVSWPKVRIIGYLSFWARIYLQIRKIHPDVVHCQALDVCIPARIAKKTMNIPYVVWGQGSEIYFPERFLQLTSKHILQNADAVFALTDNMKRKMQTVCDKEISVVPNGIDSGRFEISSRDWKEGNGRTVIFVGRLHPIKGVHYLLEAMAIVHREIPDAKLIIVGDGTERSKLEKLVEKLDLEDCVQFAGQVPQEEIPRVMHQADVFTLPSLSEGLPVVLLEAMAAGLPIVATNVGGVPEILEDGVNGYLVDAKRSNEIATGILMLMMNDEMREKVSANNRVKAKMFTWDTVAGKVEEEYQMAIARNMGGGGANQKGGIGKGKW is encoded by the coding sequence ATGAGAGCCGCAATTCTGCTTCAGCTCTTCCTTCCAAGATGGATCGGTGGGACAGAAGTTGCTACATACAATCTAGCAAAAAATCTGACTAGAAGGGGACATGAAATCCACATCATAACCACGCATGATGATGGCCTGCCTTATTTCAGCGAGGAGGATGGTCTCTATGTTCACAGGGTATCATGGCCTAAGGTACGCATCATTGGCTATCTCTCTTTTTGGGCCAGGATATACCTCCAGATCCGGAAAATTCACCCAGATGTAGTCCATTGTCAAGCTTTAGATGTTTGTATTCCTGCGAGGATAGCGAAGAAAACCATGAATATCCCATATGTTGTCTGGGGGCAGGGATCAGAGATCTATTTCCCGGAAAGATTCCTCCAGCTGACCTCAAAGCATATACTTCAAAACGCAGATGCAGTCTTCGCCCTTACCGACAACATGAAACGGAAGATGCAGACTGTGTGCGACAAGGAAATTTCTGTTGTGCCGAACGGTATCGATTCTGGAAGGTTTGAGATATCTTCAAGGGACTGGAAAGAGGGTAATGGGAGGACAGTTATCTTTGTAGGCAGGTTGCACCCGATAAAAGGGGTTCATTACCTGCTCGAAGCGATGGCCATTGTGCACCGGGAGATACCTGATGCCAAATTGATTATCGTAGGTGACGGTACAGAGCGATCGAAGCTGGAGAAGCTCGTGGAGAAATTAGATTTAGAAGACTGTGTACAATTCGCAGGCCAAGTGCCGCAAGAAGAAATTCCTAGAGTCATGCATCAGGCAGACGTGTTCACATTGCCGAGTCTCTCAGAAGGACTCCCAGTTGTACTTTTAGAAGCTATGGCTGCGGGGTTGCCTATTGTTGCGACGAACGTTGGGGGAGTGCCTGAAATTCTAGAGGATGGAGTGAATGGATACCTCGTCGATGCAAAGAGATCCAATGAGATTGCGACGGGAATACTGATGCTGATGATGAACGATGAGATGCGGGAGAAAGTATCGGCCAATAACAGAGTAAAAGCGAAGATGTTTACGTGGGATACGGTCGCTGGCAAGGTGGAGGAGGAGTATCAAATGGCGATTGCACGAAACATGGGAGGAGGAGGTGCCAACCAGAAAGGCGGGATCGGTAAAGGGAAGTGGTGA